A stretch of the Marivirga tractuosa DSM 4126 genome encodes the following:
- a CDS encoding VanW family protein, protein MNVPQPIIRSKLRRKLGKEFYILKRKWDWMKKSQSFAKTQIPELLPEVVFSHKSFLLRPLKDVDMQLQINKITNLELANERISKIVIPPGKTFSFWYLVGKPSSTKGYLPGLILNQGRIESGVGGGLCQLGNLLFWMIMHSPLEVTERYRHGFDVFPDVNRKIPFGAGATLAYNYIDFQFRNTTDINFQLELYLTKEYLNGNLRADKPLQYNYELYEADHLIQHQSWGGYTRHNRLVKKVTDKESKELIEENLKVENNAIMMYEPFLEA, encoded by the coding sequence GCGTAAATGGGATTGGATGAAAAAATCTCAGTCATTTGCCAAAACCCAAATTCCGGAGCTCCTTCCAGAAGTAGTTTTTAGCCATAAATCCTTTTTGTTGCGGCCTTTAAAGGATGTGGATATGCAATTGCAAATCAATAAAATCACCAATTTGGAATTGGCGAATGAGCGAATTAGTAAAATCGTTATTCCTCCGGGGAAGACTTTTTCATTTTGGTATTTGGTAGGAAAACCCAGCTCGACTAAAGGCTACTTGCCAGGATTAATATTAAACCAAGGAAGAATTGAATCAGGTGTTGGTGGAGGGCTCTGCCAATTGGGCAATCTTTTGTTTTGGATGATTATGCATTCCCCATTGGAAGTAACAGAGCGCTATCGGCACGGCTTTGATGTTTTTCCCGATGTGAATAGGAAAATACCCTTCGGTGCAGGAGCTACTTTAGCCTATAATTACATCGATTTTCAATTTAGAAATACCACTGATATTAACTTTCAGTTGGAATTATATCTTACTAAAGAATACCTTAATGGCAACTTAAGGGCAGATAAGCCACTTCAATACAATTATGAATTATATGAGGCGGACCATCTTATCCAACACCAAAGTTGGGGCGGTTATACACGGCACAATCGGTTGGTGAAAAAAGTGACAGATAAAGAAAGCAAAGAATTAATTGAAGAAAACCTAAAGGTAGAAAATAATGCCATTATGATGTATGAGCCCTTTTTGGAAGCTTAA